A stretch of the Orcinus orca chromosome 1, mOrcOrc1.1, whole genome shotgun sequence genome encodes the following:
- the TUFT1 gene encoding tuftelin isoform X2 — MNGTHSWCTLVDVHPEGQTAGSVDILRLTLQGELTGDELERIAQKAGRKTYAMVSGRSSGHSLASELVESTDGHEEIIKVYLKGKSGDKMIHEKNINQLKSEVQYIQEARNCLQKLREDISRKLDRNPGDSLHQQEIQVDTYLDEDVESLRRTVQDLLVKLQEAERQHQSDRVDFEVTLNRYQREAEQNQVALQRAEDRVEQKEAEVGELQRCFLGMEMEHQALLAKVREGETALEELRSKKVDCQAEQEKAANLEKEVAGLRQKIHHLDDMLKSQQRKVRQMIEQLQNSKAVIQSKDTAIQELKEKIAYLEAENLEMHDRMEHLIEKQITHGNFSTQNRTKTENLGSVRITKTPSPKPMPLIRVMET, encoded by the exons GGCAGCGTGGACATTCTCAGGCTGACTCTCCAGGGTGAACTGACAGGAGATGAACTTGAACGCATAGCCCAGAAG GCCGGCAGGAAGACCTATGCCATGGTGTCCGGCCGCTCATCTGGTCATTCTCTGGCCTCAGAACTGGTGGAGTCCACCGATGGACATGAAGAGATCATTAAG GTGTACTTGAAGGGGAAGTCAGGAGACAAGATGATCCATGAGAAGAATATTAACCAGCTGAAGAGTGAGGTCCAGTATATCCAGGAG GCCAGGAACTGCCTGCAGAAGCTCCGGGAGGATATAAGTAGGAAACTCGACAGAAATCCAGGAGATTCTCTCCATCAACAGGAGATACAG GTGGACACCTATCTAGATGAAGATGTCGAGAGCTTGAGGAGGACCGTGCAGGACTTGCTTGTCAAGCTGCAGGAGGCTGAGCGGCAGCACCAGTCAGACCGTGTGGATTTTGAG GTCACACTCAATCGGTACCAGAGAGAAGCAGAACAGAATCAGGTGGCCCTTCAGAGAGCAGAGGACAGAGTGGAACAGAAGGAGGCGGAAGTCGGGGAGCTGCAGAGATGCTTTCTGGGAATGGAGATG GAGCATCAGGCCTTACTGGCGaaggtcagggaaggggagaCAGCTCTGGAGGAACTTCGGAGCAAGAAGGTTGACTGCCAAGCAGAACAAGAAAA AGCTGCTAACCTGGAAAAGGAAGTGGCTGGGTTGCGGCAGAAGATCCACCACTTGGATGACATGCTTAAGAGCCAGCAGCGGAAAGTCCGGCAAATGATAGAGCAG CTCCAGAATTCAAAAGCTGTGATACAGTCAAAGGACACTGCCATCCAGGAGCTCAAGGAGAAGATCGCCTACCTGGAAGCCGAG AATTTAGAGATGCACGACCGGATGGAACACCTGATAGAGAAACAGATCACCCATGGCAACTTCAGCACCCAGAACCGGACCAAGACTGAGAACCTGGGCAG CGTTAGGATCACCAAGACCCCCAGCCCAAAGCCCATGCCTCTCATCCGAGTGATGGAAACATGA
- the TUFT1 gene encoding tuftelin isoform X3: MNGTHSWCTLVDVHPEGQTAAGRKTYAMVSGRSSGHSLASELVESTDGHEEIIKVYLKGKSGDKMIHEKNINQLKSEVQYIQEARNCLQKLREDISRKLDRNPGDSLHQQEIQVVLEKPNGFSQGPLTPHSSPPEVDTYLDEDVESLRRTVQDLLVKLQEAERQHQSDRVDFEVTLNRYQREAEQNQVALQRAEDRVEQKEAEVGELQRCFLGMEMEHQALLAKVREGETALEELRSKKVDCQAEQEKAANLEKEVAGLRQKIHHLDDMLKSQQRKVRQMIEQLQNSKAVIQSKDTAIQELKEKIAYLEAENLEMHDRMEHLIEKQITHGNFSTQNRTKTENLGSVRITKTPSPKPMPLIRVMET, encoded by the exons GCCGGCAGGAAGACCTATGCCATGGTGTCCGGCCGCTCATCTGGTCATTCTCTGGCCTCAGAACTGGTGGAGTCCACCGATGGACATGAAGAGATCATTAAG GTGTACTTGAAGGGGAAGTCAGGAGACAAGATGATCCATGAGAAGAATATTAACCAGCTGAAGAGTGAGGTCCAGTATATCCAGGAG GCCAGGAACTGCCTGCAGAAGCTCCGGGAGGATATAAGTAGGAAACTCGACAGAAATCCAGGAGATTCTCTCCATCAACAGGAGATACAG gTGGTGCTAGAAAAGCCAAATGGCTTTAGTCAAGGTCCCCTGACCCCACATAGCAGCCCACCCGAG GTGGACACCTATCTAGATGAAGATGTCGAGAGCTTGAGGAGGACCGTGCAGGACTTGCTTGTCAAGCTGCAGGAGGCTGAGCGGCAGCACCAGTCAGACCGTGTGGATTTTGAG GTCACACTCAATCGGTACCAGAGAGAAGCAGAACAGAATCAGGTGGCCCTTCAGAGAGCAGAGGACAGAGTGGAACAGAAGGAGGCGGAAGTCGGGGAGCTGCAGAGATGCTTTCTGGGAATGGAGATG GAGCATCAGGCCTTACTGGCGaaggtcagggaaggggagaCAGCTCTGGAGGAACTTCGGAGCAAGAAGGTTGACTGCCAAGCAGAACAAGAAAA AGCTGCTAACCTGGAAAAGGAAGTGGCTGGGTTGCGGCAGAAGATCCACCACTTGGATGACATGCTTAAGAGCCAGCAGCGGAAAGTCCGGCAAATGATAGAGCAG CTCCAGAATTCAAAAGCTGTGATACAGTCAAAGGACACTGCCATCCAGGAGCTCAAGGAGAAGATCGCCTACCTGGAAGCCGAG AATTTAGAGATGCACGACCGGATGGAACACCTGATAGAGAAACAGATCACCCATGGCAACTTCAGCACCCAGAACCGGACCAAGACTGAGAACCTGGGCAG CGTTAGGATCACCAAGACCCCCAGCCCAAAGCCCATGCCTCTCATCCGAGTGATGGAAACATGA
- the TUFT1 gene encoding tuftelin isoform X1, which yields MNGTHSWCTLVDVHPEGQTAGSVDILRLTLQGELTGDELERIAQKAGRKTYAMVSGRSSGHSLASELVESTDGHEEIIKVYLKGKSGDKMIHEKNINQLKSEVQYIQEARNCLQKLREDISRKLDRNPGDSLHQQEIQVVLEKPNGFSQGPLTPHSSPPEVDTYLDEDVESLRRTVQDLLVKLQEAERQHQSDRVDFEVTLNRYQREAEQNQVALQRAEDRVEQKEAEVGELQRCFLGMEMEHQALLAKVREGETALEELRSKKVDCQAEQEKAANLEKEVAGLRQKIHHLDDMLKSQQRKVRQMIEQLQNSKAVIQSKDTAIQELKEKIAYLEAENLEMHDRMEHLIEKQITHGNFSTQNRTKTENLGSVRITKTPSPKPMPLIRVMET from the exons GGCAGCGTGGACATTCTCAGGCTGACTCTCCAGGGTGAACTGACAGGAGATGAACTTGAACGCATAGCCCAGAAG GCCGGCAGGAAGACCTATGCCATGGTGTCCGGCCGCTCATCTGGTCATTCTCTGGCCTCAGAACTGGTGGAGTCCACCGATGGACATGAAGAGATCATTAAG GTGTACTTGAAGGGGAAGTCAGGAGACAAGATGATCCATGAGAAGAATATTAACCAGCTGAAGAGTGAGGTCCAGTATATCCAGGAG GCCAGGAACTGCCTGCAGAAGCTCCGGGAGGATATAAGTAGGAAACTCGACAGAAATCCAGGAGATTCTCTCCATCAACAGGAGATACAG gTGGTGCTAGAAAAGCCAAATGGCTTTAGTCAAGGTCCCCTGACCCCACATAGCAGCCCACCCGAG GTGGACACCTATCTAGATGAAGATGTCGAGAGCTTGAGGAGGACCGTGCAGGACTTGCTTGTCAAGCTGCAGGAGGCTGAGCGGCAGCACCAGTCAGACCGTGTGGATTTTGAG GTCACACTCAATCGGTACCAGAGAGAAGCAGAACAGAATCAGGTGGCCCTTCAGAGAGCAGAGGACAGAGTGGAACAGAAGGAGGCGGAAGTCGGGGAGCTGCAGAGATGCTTTCTGGGAATGGAGATG GAGCATCAGGCCTTACTGGCGaaggtcagggaaggggagaCAGCTCTGGAGGAACTTCGGAGCAAGAAGGTTGACTGCCAAGCAGAACAAGAAAA AGCTGCTAACCTGGAAAAGGAAGTGGCTGGGTTGCGGCAGAAGATCCACCACTTGGATGACATGCTTAAGAGCCAGCAGCGGAAAGTCCGGCAAATGATAGAGCAG CTCCAGAATTCAAAAGCTGTGATACAGTCAAAGGACACTGCCATCCAGGAGCTCAAGGAGAAGATCGCCTACCTGGAAGCCGAG AATTTAGAGATGCACGACCGGATGGAACACCTGATAGAGAAACAGATCACCCATGGCAACTTCAGCACCCAGAACCGGACCAAGACTGAGAACCTGGGCAG CGTTAGGATCACCAAGACCCCCAGCCCAAAGCCCATGCCTCTCATCCGAGTGATGGAAACATGA
- the TUFT1 gene encoding tuftelin isoform X4 produces the protein MTNPGMLSSGLGKGECMQCASCNPRTRVAPLQLHRAVCCGSVDILRLTLQGELTGDELERIAQKAGRKTYAMVSGRSSGHSLASELVESTDGHEEIIKVYLKGKSGDKMIHEKNINQLKSEVQYIQEARNCLQKLREDISRKLDRNPGDSLHQQEIQVVLEKPNGFSQGPLTPHSSPPEVDTYLDEDVESLRRTVQDLLVKLQEAERQHQSDRVDFEVTLNRYQREAEQNQVALQRAEDRVEQKEAEVGELQRCFLGMEMEHQALLAKVREGETALEELRSKKVDCQAEQEKAANLEKEVAGLRQKIHHLDDMLKSQQRKVRQMIEQLQNSKAVIQSKDTAIQELKEKIAYLEAENLEMHDRMEHLIEKQITHGNFSTQNRTKTENLGSVRITKTPSPKPMPLIRVMET, from the exons ATGACCAATCCAGGGATGCTGTCTTCAGGGTTGGGGAAAGGAGAGTGCATGCAATGTGCTTCCTGTAATCCAAGGACCAGGGTAGCCCCTCTGCAACTACACAGAGCAGTGTGCTGT GGCAGCGTGGACATTCTCAGGCTGACTCTCCAGGGTGAACTGACAGGAGATGAACTTGAACGCATAGCCCAGAAG GCCGGCAGGAAGACCTATGCCATGGTGTCCGGCCGCTCATCTGGTCATTCTCTGGCCTCAGAACTGGTGGAGTCCACCGATGGACATGAAGAGATCATTAAG GTGTACTTGAAGGGGAAGTCAGGAGACAAGATGATCCATGAGAAGAATATTAACCAGCTGAAGAGTGAGGTCCAGTATATCCAGGAG GCCAGGAACTGCCTGCAGAAGCTCCGGGAGGATATAAGTAGGAAACTCGACAGAAATCCAGGAGATTCTCTCCATCAACAGGAGATACAG gTGGTGCTAGAAAAGCCAAATGGCTTTAGTCAAGGTCCCCTGACCCCACATAGCAGCCCACCCGAG GTGGACACCTATCTAGATGAAGATGTCGAGAGCTTGAGGAGGACCGTGCAGGACTTGCTTGTCAAGCTGCAGGAGGCTGAGCGGCAGCACCAGTCAGACCGTGTGGATTTTGAG GTCACACTCAATCGGTACCAGAGAGAAGCAGAACAGAATCAGGTGGCCCTTCAGAGAGCAGAGGACAGAGTGGAACAGAAGGAGGCGGAAGTCGGGGAGCTGCAGAGATGCTTTCTGGGAATGGAGATG GAGCATCAGGCCTTACTGGCGaaggtcagggaaggggagaCAGCTCTGGAGGAACTTCGGAGCAAGAAGGTTGACTGCCAAGCAGAACAAGAAAA AGCTGCTAACCTGGAAAAGGAAGTGGCTGGGTTGCGGCAGAAGATCCACCACTTGGATGACATGCTTAAGAGCCAGCAGCGGAAAGTCCGGCAAATGATAGAGCAG CTCCAGAATTCAAAAGCTGTGATACAGTCAAAGGACACTGCCATCCAGGAGCTCAAGGAGAAGATCGCCTACCTGGAAGCCGAG AATTTAGAGATGCACGACCGGATGGAACACCTGATAGAGAAACAGATCACCCATGGCAACTTCAGCACCCAGAACCGGACCAAGACTGAGAACCTGGGCAG CGTTAGGATCACCAAGACCCCCAGCCCAAAGCCCATGCCTCTCATCCGAGTGATGGAAACATGA